Proteins encoded within one genomic window of Candidatus Giovannonibacteria bacterium:
- a CDS encoding YraN family protein, with translation MKTQKQVVGNIGEDLASMFLMKHGFKVIERNYRKKWGEIDIVAEKEGVLHFVEVKAISNPNFRPEDAMRAWKKQRLSRAIRTYLLDHKIPDETDFRIDIAAVFLDFLHKKARIRMLENVNL, from the coding sequence ATGAAAACTCAAAAGCAAGTAGTAGGGAATATCGGTGAAGATTTAGCATCAATGTTTCTCATGAAACATGGATTTAAGGTTATTGAGCGTAACTACCGTAAAAAGTGGGGGGAGATTGATATTGTGGCAGAGAAAGAGGGAGTTCTTCACTTTGTGGAGGTGAAAGCGATTTCCAATCCTAACTTTCGGCCGGAGGACGCCATGCGCGCATGGAAAAAGCAAAGATTATCACGAGCGATCCGGACCTATCTTTTAGACCATAAGATACCAGATGAAACGGACTTCCGGATAGACATCGCCGCGGTTTTCTTGGATTTTCTCCACAAAAAAGCTAGGATTAGGATGCTGGAGAACGTAAATTTGTGA